The window aaaaaTGAAAGACTCCGGTTAGGAAGTGGAATAACAAAATTCATTTTAAGTTTAGCAAGCAAAATGGAAAGAGTTAGAGTTTGGGAGCGAAGATTAAAAGTATATCcttttgaaagtttaaattttaattttaattattaagttTGGCCCACTACACAAatgtataatatataatatatttataaaaatttgaaacttataaaaaaaatgatatataattaaACGAGTCATTTTCGAATTGAAAGTCTTAACCCTAACCCAACCCGTTTAATTTTTGTGTCTGTTACTATCAACTCATTTACTTAAATGTGTTGAAATCTCTTACTTAAACCTGTTAATTTCGTGTCGAGTTGTTGTATTATGTCATGTTTTGCCAGATCTATCAAACATAGAATTAACATatgattattttcaattattAGCCTATAATAGATTGAATTTTTCTGACATTTATTCTTActaaaaaacagaaaataaaatacaaaaaatagtGGTTTTTCCAAGATAAAAACTGAATTCTTTTGTTTGGTTTCACTGTTATTCAAATACCAAATCAAACCTAAAAATTATATTTAGTTCTCCCAAACGTATATTAATCATTTTAtcttatcttttttattttatttttacttttagttCCAActtctaataaataaaataatactttTCTTCCACAAAATCACATATTCTTTTCCTTTGTACAAGTCATTGTTATTTTGGCCCACATACTCAACCAAAGAATGTTCTTTCTCTCCCCCGCAACACCATCTCTAATCTTGCTATCAAAGGTTAACTAAACAACTTCCCTATAAAACCATTTTTGGGCAATGAACATTTCATCTTGTATTATATTTGTCGTTATAGAAACAAGTCAAAGGTAGCCATTTTGGGAGAaaaaaaaaagtgtcatctcAAAACTGTAAAATCCACCCAGTTGATTTTTTTATTCTTATATTCAATTTCATTCAGTTATTCTATAGATTCAAGCTTTTCATGGACTTGGGAATAAAAGATAGTTTGGCAAATGCATTGAAACAAAGCCGATATCATGCAAAAAGATGCTTTGATCGGTATGCATGTCTTTAACACCAAcataatatcatttttttttattattctagCCCTTCCCCTATTCGGTATCATGTTATTCAAAATGTGCCCCCTTAGTTGGTAGATAAATATATAGTTTAGGAGTAGGATTTAGaagatatgtgttatatatattttctaaaaaaacataatattatttttactaggctaaatatgtaaaattatttaTTGTTATCTTTTATGTCTTGAAATTTTAATTGTTGCAACTGATAGATACTGGCTCGGAATCCAAATCTGTTTTGTTGTTTTTTCTATGAAGTATCATATATGTTTAGGAAATATTAATAtccaaatttgattttttttgttaactcccaatttctttttctttttaaagctTTACGTCACGTGGGAGAAGATTAGTAAAACCCCAGGAATTGATTTACGCAATCGAGAAAACCATAGATGACGAGCTTGAAAGAACGAAGGTTTTGGAGGGTTCATTGGGTCAAATCTTGAGGTCCACACAGGTTATCTTCTCCCGCTCTATCcttatattatttaattgaataaaaacaAAATGTTTAATAATTTTGATTGGCTATTGCATTactaaaatcaaattaaaattaatataagTTATATCATTGTAAAGACCATAAAAAAACGgatatatttttatcattttattaatttaaatattttacaaaAATTTGTAGTTATTATTTGTCTTTTTTTATAATAAGTAACTTTTGCGAAACAATATGGTAGAAAACATGGACTGAAACCAAGGTTTGGTAataaaaattttggaaaatttaCGGATTATGTAAGTTCACTGTTCCTAACTTCCTATTGATATTTCTCTCATATATGAGTGTTATTGAGAAGTTCAATATGAGATAATCTGTTAGGTCTTagaaatattttaaattttagacaTAAAACAATAATTTCATTGTTGGAGAGTATATGAATTGTTAGATTTCGTAATAGAGTTATAAAATAAGCGAGATACATGTATATCAATAATTCGAAAAGTAGATAAGATTAATGAAAATTACATAATCATCGGTTGAAAATgatttatagaaaaacaacttggTTTGTCATCCCTAAGCAGACCACAACTTGTATGTTTCTTCTGCTCTACTTCAATATGAGCAATGCTTTTCCATTGTACTTTAAGTCAAAATAAATTTGTCTCTTAACTTCACATTTCGTTCGAAATCAAACTTGTCTTATATATAAGTGTACACTTCATACCTTCTAACTTGTATTAGATATTGATTAAAATCTCATTTGGCACTCACGTTAATCCAATTGCTGCTAGTTATACTAAAATCACAAACACAATCAACTATGTCATTAATATGTGCATACTTTTGAATATCAAATGAACTTCAAGTATCTAATCATTCATGAATTGAGAGGCTTCGATTATATCATATATTCCTTGTATTTTATATGATGTGTGATTTATGTTACAATTTCCTACAAAACTAGGTAAACCAACAACAGTACAAttttcaaaaagtcaaaaataaatataatgtTTTAATTAATATAACAATAGTAACAAATTATAATATTACATTATAGGTTTCTACATTCTTTTGACTATGAAACTATAAATTAACTGAAATTGTTGAAATACAGGAGGCCGTGGTAATTCCACCATATGTGGTATTGGCGATAAGAGGGAGTCCAGGACGTTGGGATTACTTGAAAGTCAATGCAGATGACGTCACAGTTCACGCCATTACACCTACACAATATCTGGCCCTTAAAGAGTCCATATACGATAAGGACCGGTATATTTACCTTTaaattcatcattttatttcaaaaTACGTATAAATTTTTATCCAGGAATTTACAAGTACATTGTTTTTTATTCACTACAAATGTTATTTGTAGCATTTTTACTTAATCATGAGACGAAAttaaacaaatatttaagagCTATTTATGATGATAATCTCACTCACTCCTATCGTCTTCTATCTTACAAAACAAGTATTGGATGAGCAGGTTGAAGAGCGAAGACACAGTGGAGGTGGATTTCGGAGCGTTCGACTTTTGCATGCCTCGCCTAACCCTTCCTTCTTCTATCGGGAATGGATTCAACTACATTTCAAAGTTTACAACTTCAAAGCTTAGTGGGGATTTAGAGAATGCAAAGCCATTGCTTGACTACTTGCTAGCTTTAAATCATCGTGGAGAGGTAACCATGGTTATTGTTAGAGTCTCACATCATCAGCTACACACAGTCACTTCCACCTctatatataacagataatcaagGACTACATATATCTATCTCCTCAGATCGACTCATGGATTCAATTCTTTTCTTATGGGTTTCTTTTGCAGAAGCTTATGATCAATGAGACATTAGATACAGTTTCGAAGCTCCAAAAGGCGTTGATTGTTGCGGATGTCTACTTATCTGCACACCCAAAAGACGAGCCATGTCGTACCTTTGAGCACAAGTAATCGATAATCCAAGCTTTCTTTATTTACAAAATCTAAGAATTATAACTGATTTTATCCTGAATTTTAGGCTTAAAGAGTGGGGATTTGAGAGAGGATGGGGAGATAGTGCAGAAAGAGTTAAGGAGACAATGAAGATGCTTTCAGAGATTCTTCAAGCTCCAGATCCATGTAACATGGAATCATTCTTTAGCAGGCTTCCAGTTATATTCAACGTCGTTATCTTCTCCATTCATGGTTACTTTGGACAATCAGATGTTCTTGGATTGCCTGATACAGGAGGCCAGGTGCTTGACTAATTCCCAAAGTCAAATTTAGGATTCAGAATTCACAAAATTAACTTGAATTTTATCTTCTTTTGTGAAATTTTTGATAAACCCATATGGATTAACAAAATTTACTTACCGGAAAAGAATTTGGTGTAAAGAAACTTGATAGATTTCGTTTCTTGAAGAGCTCAGTTTGACCTAAAAAAGTCAACATATTTGCCATGCAGGTTGTTTACATTCTTGATCAAGTGAAAGCGCTAGAGGAAGAGATTTTACTACGAATAAAGCAGCAAGGGTTGAACGCAAAGCCTCGGATTCTTGTGGTACATAAAATTGGATTTATTAAACAGTTGAACCTTTATTGGAAAGAAAATCAAGAGCTCCACCTATCATATATCTAATAGATAATTCGATGCTTCAAATATTCACCATATTTGTGTATAATCTAATGAATATATAAATATGCAGGTGAGTCGACTCATTCCCGAGGCACAAGGAACAAAGTGTAACGAGGAGATGGAGCCAATCTTGAATACTATGTATTCTCACATCCTTCGGGTTCCTTTCCATACTTCAAAAGGCATTCTCCCTCAATGGGTTTCACGCTTTGATATCTACCCCTACCTTGAAAGATTTGCACAGGCAAGTTTGATACTGTGTTTGACATGCATTGAAATGGAAGTGAGACTGATGCTAACGAGACAAAATAAAATGCAATTTTAGGATGCTGCCTCTAAGGTGCTAGAAGTGATGGAATGTAAACCGGATCTTATATTAGGAAACTACACAGATGGTAACATTGTGGCATCTCTAATGGCTAAAAAATTTGGAGTGACACAGGTTTTTTAACTTATTGAACTCGTTTTTTTCGTTCTTTTAAATTATTTAGTTCCTCGAATCATTGTTTTTGGTCTAATTTTAATTCCAGGGGACGATTGCACATGCATTGGAGAAGACAAAGTATGAAGACTCGGATATTAACTGGAAAAAGTTTGAAAAGAAGTACCACTTTTCATGTCAATTCACTGCAGATTTGATCTCAATGAACGCTGCTGATTTCATCATCACAAGCACTTACCAAGAAATTGCAGGAAGGTTAGATGATCGATTCCCGAACATAGATCGTAATGAAATTAGCAAAACACATAGTAAAAGTATTTTCAATTATTTAAGGGTTGTTTCTTTTTTCAGCTAAtgaacttaatgggttaagcacttAATTGGGGCAACTATACATGGTTGTTTCATTTTTACTTAAACCAGACACAATCACTTAATGGAttatgccaaaaaaaaaaaaaaaaaactttttacctaTTTGCCATTCTTTTTTCCTCGACTCGTCTCACGTTAAAACCGATGAATAATGCTAAAACTAACAAAGTATTGTGAAATTTCTTTTTTATGGAATGTAACGTTAAAGGTCTCATTTAATCTCATTCAGGCGGTTTATTCGGTTCAAGTAAAAGAAAAACTTTATGTTTAAAATATTTTATCCACACAAACATCATTATCATTCAACTACTTTATCAATACACTGATTAATgggaaaaaagagagagagaaacagCACCTAACTTTAAAATCTTTGAAGTTAGGTTGTTAATATAAATTTAATCTAAGTGCTTCTTTTGTTACTTTTTTGTGTAGTAATAAAAGGCCGGGACAGTATGAGACACATGCAGCTTTTACGATGCCAGGACTTTGTAGAGTTGTATCGGGAATCAATGTGTTCGATCCAAAGTTCAACATAGCTTCACCCGGTGCAGAACAATCGGTTTATTTTCCAATCACAGAAAAAGAAAAACGATTAACTTCCTTTCATCCCGCAATTGAAGAACTACTTTTCAACAAAGAAGACAACAATGAGCATATGTAAGTTGTTCCAAATTGGACCCGACCCAGCCCAAAAAAGCCCAAGTTAACTTGTTCACCTCATAACATACTTTTGTTTGTGTTTCAAATAGGGGATATTTGGTGGACCGAACAAAACCGATAATATTTTCAATGGCGAGGCTCGATACAGTGAAGAATATAACGGGATTAACCGAGTGGTTCGGGAAGAATAAACGACTCAGAAGTCTTGTAAACTTGGTTGTTGTTGCAGGCTTTTTTGATCCATCAAAATCAAAAGATAGAGAAGAAATGGCGGAAATCAAGAAAATGCATGAATTGATCGAGAAATATAAACTTAAAGGCCAAATGAGATGGATAGCGGCTCAAAATGATAGGACCCGTAATGGGGAACTATATCGGTGTATTGCTGATACTAAAGGGGCTTTTGTGCAGCCCGCGTTGTATGAAGCTTTTGGGCTGACAGTTATTGAAGCAATGAATTGTGGGCTCCCGACTTTTGTGACAAACCAAGGTGGGCCCGCAGAAATTGTGGTTGATGGGGTTTCAGGGTTTCATATTGACCCGAATAATGGAGATGAATCGAGTGAAAAGATTGCTGATTTTTTTACCAAGTGTAAAGTAGATGTTGAGTATTGGGATCAGTTGTCTCAAGCTGGACTTCAACGAATTTACGAGTGGTAAGTTGAATCAGACCAAAAAAAACAGGTCCGATCAAATGTGGTCATAGCATTGGTCGAGACCAAGTTTCGTTTGGTGAGGACCAAACTTTATCTAGTCTGGTCCGAACCAGACTTTATCTGGTCGTGTGGACCGCGATAAAACTTTATATGGTCGTGTGGACTGTGATAAAGTCTTTACTGGTCCGAACCAGACCATAAGATGAGCCCATGTGTGCAACTCAAAGAATTGAATCATGTTTAATTGTTTGGTTCTTTCAGCTACACATGGAAGATCTATGCTAACAAGGTGTTGAACATGGGGTCGATGTATGGCTTTTGGAAGCAACTAAACAAAGAGAATAAGCAAGTGAAGCAGCGATACATTGACATCTTGTACGATTTACAGTTCAAGAAGTTGGTAAGTcgtttccttttccttttcattATAGTTTGTgtcaaaaaaatcaataaaaattttTATCTTTCTTTAAACAACTATTTATCGTTGTTTATAGGCAAAAACCATTGAGATCCCAAACATCACAACACCGGTCAAAACCGAACCAACAAAACAAAGACAACAACCCAAAACCGATGCACCCAATGAACCACCAACCGTGGTGGCTCAAGAACCGGTGCACCCACCACGGACAATGTCAAGTTCAAGGTCAATGCGTTTGAGTTCAATGACCAATGCAGGAAAACCATTGCTTGTTTTTGTATCTGTGTTGATTGTTGTGTATGCATCAAAAAATCTGTATAGGTATTTCAAATAGGGCATTGTACTTTGTGGAAATGTAATTATGATAATATGGTGTTGTAGATCCGATCATGGTAAGTAACCATAAGtgttaataaataaatgtttttactttttattacagcattttactttcatttcttcctattaaaTAAAATGATGTAATAGTTTGCTTTATGCATCAATCGAAAGAGATAAAAAAAAGCCATGAAAAGAAGTTGCAGAATGTCATTAAAGTTCACAAAGCTAAGAAACCTAAGTTTATTACTTTATTACCTTTTTGAATCCAAATATGTATGTACAAAAGACATGAAAAGACGATTTTGTACAAAGAAATTTAACATATTTACCAAAGAGTCTCATGGTTTAGCAGAGGCCTTGCAAACAGGGCACCAGTTCTTTAACTGCAGCCACTGGTTTACACACACAGCATGGTAACCATGATTACATCCCATTCTTCCTATTTCATCTCCTGCTATGAACTCCTCCtgaaagaaatagcaacatactttcattcatctgtttattataacattctactttcattGTTTTTCCTATTACATCATTATAcattgaaaaatctacccaattacaGCAATAAATGTAAATAAAAGAAAAGATTTTTAAGAAGCATCACCTGACAGATGCTGCATTTTGATTCATCCAAACACCAACTGATTTTTGTTCTTGACTCCTTAATTTGCAATGGTTCATATATGCTAattttaaggcattttgataaTTCCTCTTCAGATAATGCTGTGCTCACTATACCCATTTCCTCCTCTAATGCTAATAGTTCCTGTAACAAAAATCATACAAGATTCCTGTTTGCCATCGATTTttgggctaaatgcaagaaatagaaaAAGCAGAAAACCTCATAGGACATGTTATCAATGTCTAGTCTCATGTCCCTATGTTGATCATACAAATTGAAGCCACCAACAAATGAATTTCCATCAAATGATAGAATTTGCTgcaaatatgaaaaaaatatatatatatagggttattaATTACAGGTATTTTGGAtttctttttctttaaaaaaaaaataaagatggaATCACTACCTCATATGTTAACCCCTCATCTTGATCGATTCTCTCAAGTGCCAGTAATACCTGCAAACCACAAATCAATTCTCTCAAACATTTCTCATTAAGAAATTGAAATATGATAATAACATAAAGAACTTACATTTGCAATGGCATCAACATTGTATCCAGCAGTCATCATGCTAGATAAGCCATGATGGTTGGAAccatctgatgaagtttcaccaTTAGACTGAACCACAGACTGATTGTTTCCATTTAGGTTCACAGACCTCCGAGTTCTTACAGATAATGGTTCACTCATCTTCTTGCCTCTAGATGAACTTGTTTCTCCTTCAGTAGATCTTTTCTTTACTGTATTTCTCCTACTCGAACCAATTTGAGCATCATAGTTTGCAACACCAGATTTTTGACCATTTGTTCTACCATTAGACTCGGTGCCTTTGGATTTTGACTTATGATTAGTTGCTGAAGTTTTAAGTTGTTCAATTTCAGGTTTAGAAGATAGCTTCTTCTTGGATTCGTGGAGAGGTTTCTTCACGTTTGTCGCTACTTCCTTGATGTTTGAAGATCGAGAGGAAGGCCTTTTAGGGCTGCTTAAGATTTGATTTGGCGTATGTTTGGTATGGTTTAATCTGCCACTGCATCCAATTCGATTGCAGAATTGAATAGGTTCAGGTTCATCTCTAGTGCCATTAGTATCTCGTGTAGAAGGACCTGATCCCTTTCTAAGGGCACTAACCCAGTTAACAGCTCGTTTAGCAGAGTATGAATCCATGGAGATGTTACGTAAAGTCCCTTATCAATTATTCCAAAAACGATGTTAGTCCTTTCTTCATGTATAAGCATAATTATGAATAGAAGTGTAAAGGCGGCATAAATCGCATCGTGTTCCATTTGTTCAGTGATTCAGAGGAAAGCGATAAATCGCACAAAGAATCAGTTTAAATAATCCGCTCTTCGTTATACTTAACAACGATCAATACCCAAGTAACAATCAACAAATATGATAATCGAATTCAAAAGAAGTAAGTAACAATAGTCAAAATTCAAAAAAACAATCAGCGTATCCATAAATGAATATGCAAACATGAACAGCAGCTAGTTTAATCAAAACTAATAAACCCTAATCGATCAAAACCATGGAAGAGAAATAGCAACTGGCTTACCAAAATTGATGTTGCAGAAGCAGAAGAGAAAGTGGAGGGAGGATACGTGTAGGAGATAGAATGGAAGTCTAATATTTATCTATAAAATTATGGTGGAATGAAGACGCAAAGCAAACAAAGAAAGGAATGGTTAGCTGAAATACCGGCCGGTCATGCTGAAGTGGAGGAggtggtcaaaagtcaacggccGTCGATGGTGGGGGCCGTTTTAACTTCCATATCCACAAGTACAAGCTCTTAGACCAAATGTCACCATTTTCATGCACTTCAATTCGTCTCATTATAAATTTCTAACAAGGTAactttttatagtttaaatttttaATCTTTAGTCTTCACTTGGAACTCCATCGATTATCCATTGCTGTAATCAGTaatttaaccaaaaaaaaaaaaaaaaaaaatcaagatacAAGGTAAGAAAAAGATAAACAAAAATAGAATAATATGTAAAATAAAATGaagtaatatattataaataataaatgaataaatgtattgttatttcttttatttagtCTTGTAATTTGGATGTTTTCAAATGCAGCACAAACAAGTTTGGGGTTTGTTCTGAATTGGTcatccaagttttttttttttttaaatagatccTTAAAGTATCAATTTACCTATTAAATAGGGAACATCAAATTTAATTTTGGTTTCCACGGTAACATTTATTACACATTGTGTTTCtgtttttttcaaaat of the Lactuca sativa cultivar Salinas chromosome 6, Lsat_Salinas_v11, whole genome shotgun sequence genome contains:
- the LOC111885090 gene encoding probable E3 ubiquitin-protein ligase HIP1 isoform X1, producing MDSYSAKRAVNWVSALRKGSGPSTRDTNGTRDEPEPIQFCNRIGCSGRLNHTKHTPNQILSSPKRPSSRSSNIKEVATNVKKPLHESKKKLSSKPEIEQLKTSATNHKSKSKGTESNGRTNGQKSGVANYDAQIGSSRRNTVKKRSTEGETSSSRGKKMSEPLSVRTRRSVNLNGNNQSVVQSNGETSSDGSNHHGLSSMMTAGYNVDAIANVLLALERIDQDEGLTYEQILSFDGNSFVGGFNLYDQHRDMRLDIDNMSYEELLALEEEMGIVSTALSEEELSKCLKISIYEPLQIKESRTKISWCLDESKCSICQEEFIAGDEIGRMGCNHGYHAVCVNQWLQLKNWCPVCKASAKP
- the LOC111885090 gene encoding uncharacterized protein LOC111885090 isoform X2, yielding MDSYSAKRAVNWVSALRKGSGPSTRDTNGTRDEPEPIQFCNRIGCSGRLNHTKHTPNQILSSPKRPSSRSSNIKEVATNVKKPLHESKKKLSSKPEIEQLKTSATNHKSKSKGTESNGRTNGQKSGVANYDAQIGSSRRNTVKKRSTEGETSSSRGKKMSEPLSVRTRRSVNLNGNNQSVVQSNGETSSDGSNHHGLSSMMTAGYNVDAIANVLLALERIDQDEGLTYEELLALEEEMGIVSTALSEEELSKCLKISIYEPLQIKESRTKISWCLDESKCSICQEEFIAGDEIGRMGCNHGYHAVCVNQWLQLKNWCPVCKASAKP
- the LOC111885089 gene encoding sucrose synthase 7, which produces MDLGIKDSLANALKQSRYHAKRCFDRFTSRGRRLVKPQELIYAIEKTIDDELERTKVLEGSLGQILRSTQEAVVIPPYVVLAIRGSPGRWDYLKVNADDVTVHAITPTQYLALKESIYDKDRLKSEDTVEVDFGAFDFCMPRLTLPSSIGNGFNYISKFTTSKLSGDLENAKPLLDYLLALNHRGEKLMINETLDTVSKLQKALIVADVYLSAHPKDEPCRTFEHKLKEWGFERGWGDSAERVKETMKMLSEILQAPDPCNMESFFSRLPVIFNVVIFSIHGYFGQSDVLGLPDTGGQVVYILDQVKALEEEILLRIKQQGLNAKPRILVVSRLIPEAQGTKCNEEMEPILNTMYSHILRVPFHTSKGILPQWVSRFDIYPYLERFAQDAASKVLEVMECKPDLILGNYTDGNIVASLMAKKFGVTQGTIAHALEKTKYEDSDINWKKFEKKYHFSCQFTADLISMNAADFIITSTYQEIAGSNKRPGQYETHAAFTMPGLCRVVSGINVFDPKFNIASPGAEQSVYFPITEKEKRLTSFHPAIEELLFNKEDNNEHMGYLVDRTKPIIFSMARLDTVKNITGLTEWFGKNKRLRSLVNLVVVAGFFDPSKSKDREEMAEIKKMHELIEKYKLKGQMRWIAAQNDRTRNGELYRCIADTKGAFVQPALYEAFGLTVIEAMNCGLPTFVTNQGGPAEIVVDGVSGFHIDPNNGDESSEKIADFFTKCKVDVEYWDQLSQAGLQRIYECYTWKIYANKVLNMGSMYGFWKQLNKENKQVKQRYIDILYDLQFKKLAKTIEIPNITTPVKTEPTKQRQQPKTDAPNEPPTVVAQEPVHPPRTMSSSRSMRLSSMTNAGKPLLVFVSVLIVVYASKNLYRYFK